A DNA window from Pseudomonadota bacterium contains the following coding sequences:
- the rplP gene encoding 50S ribosomal protein L16 → MLQPKRTKFRKQQKGRNRGLSHRGSEVSFGEFGIKATTRGFVTARQIEAARRAITRHVKRGGKLWIRVFPDKPITKKPLEVRQGKGKGNVEYWVAPIQPGRVLYEIEGVSEDVAREAFRLAGAKLAVKTTFVSRQVM, encoded by the coding sequence GTGCTTCAGCCCAAAAGGACTAAGTTTCGCAAGCAGCAGAAGGGCCGCAACCGCGGGCTTTCGCATCGCGGCAGCGAGGTCAGCTTCGGTGAGTTTGGCATCAAGGCCACCACCCGGGGTTTTGTGACCGCGCGCCAGATTGAAGCTGCTCGCCGAGCGATCACCCGCCACGTTAAGCGCGGCGGCAAGCTGTGGATCCGGGTTTTCCCCGATAAGCCCATCACCAAAAAGCCGCTGGAAGTTCGCCAGGGTAAAGGTAAGGGAAACGTCGAGTATTGGGTTGCGCCGATTCAGCCCGGCCGGGTGCTTTACGAAATTGAGGGCGTTAGCGAAGACGTGGCCCGCGAGGCGTTTCGCCTGGCCGGCGCCAAGCTGGCGGTCAAGACCACCTTTGTTTCACGGCAGGTGATGTGA
- the rplE gene encoding 50S ribosomal protein L5 — MARLHDKYTNDVVPALKDKFSFSSVAQVPKLSKITINMGVGEAVGNKKALENATAELARISGQKPVVTTARKSVASFKIRDGYPIGCKVTLRRERMYEFLDRLITIAIPRIRDFRGISPKSFDGRGNFNMGVTEQIIFPEIDYDQVDEIRGMDIAITTTARDDAEGRALLEAFNFPFRT; from the coding sequence ATGGCGAGATTACACGACAAATATACGAATGACGTGGTGCCGGCGCTCAAGGACAAGTTCAGCTTTTCCAGCGTCGCCCAGGTGCCGAAGCTCAGCAAGATCACCATCAACATGGGTGTCGGCGAGGCCGTCGGCAACAAGAAAGCTTTGGAGAACGCGACGGCCGAGCTCGCTCGGATCAGCGGGCAGAAGCCTGTGGTGACCACCGCTCGCAAGTCGGTGGCGTCGTTCAAGATTCGCGACGGCTACCCGATCGGCTGCAAGGTCACGCTGCGTCGTGAGCGCATGTACGAGTTCCTGGATCGCCTGATTACGATTGCGATCCCGCGGATCCGCGACTTCCGTGGCATCAGCCCGAAGTCTTTTGACGGTCGCGGTAACTTCAACATGGGTGTGACCGAACAGATCATCTTCCCGGAAATCGACTACGACCAGGTCGACGAGATCCGGGGTATGGACATCGCAATTACCACCACTGCCCGGGACGATGCGGAAGGCCGCGCGTTGCTGGA
- the rplN gene encoding 50S ribosomal protein L14, which yields MIQMQSMLNAADNSGARRMMCIKVLGGSKRRYADIGDVIKVTIKDAIPRGKVKKGEVYNALVVRTRKGVRRKDGSLIRFDGNAAVLLNAKLEPIGTRIFGPVTRELRGEKFMKIVSLAPEVL from the coding sequence ATGATTCAGATGCAGAGCATGTTAAACGCGGCCGACAACAGCGGCGCGCGTCGGATGATGTGTATCAAGGTGCTGGGTGGCTCGAAGCGACGCTACGCCGACATCGGTGACGTCATCAAGGTGACCATCAAAGACGCCATCCCCCGCGGCAAGGTGAAGAAGGGTGAGGTGTACAACGCGCTCGTCGTTCGCACCCGCAAAGGTGTTCGCCGCAAAGACGGGTCGCTGATCCGCTTTGACGGCAATGCAGCCGTGCTGCTGAACGCCAAGCTCGAGCCCATCGGCACCCGGATCTTCGGGCCGGTGACCCGCGAACTGCGCGGTGAGAAGTTTATGAAAATTGTGTCGCTGGCACCGGAAGTACTCTGA
- the rpmC gene encoding 50S ribosomal protein L29 — translation MKAADLKLKTEAELKDELESLRKSQFEKRMAMAAGQLPATHELKQVRRNIARVKTVLGEKAREAQGSNGESS, via the coding sequence ATGAAAGCTGCAGACCTGAAACTGAAAACGGAAGCCGAGCTCAAAGATGAGCTCGAATCACTGCGCAAGTCGCAGTTTGAAAAGCGGATGGCCATGGCGGCCGGGCAGCTGCCCGCCACTCATGAGCTCAAGCAGGTGCGCCGCAATATCGCGCGCGTGAAAACTGTGCTGGGTGAAAAAGCCCGTGAAGCGCAGGGCAGCAACGGTGAATCATCATGA
- the rplX gene encoding 50S ribosomal protein L24: MKRIKKGDDVIVIAGRSKGVRGQVMSVLEDDRLLVENVNLVKKHTKPNPQQQVQGGIIEKEAPIHASNVMLYNAATDKPDRVSFKTLEDGSKVRVFRSNGEVVDV; the protein is encoded by the coding sequence ATGAAACGAATCAAGAAAGGTGACGACGTGATCGTGATCGCCGGGCGCAGCAAAGGCGTCCGTGGCCAGGTCATGTCGGTGCTGGAAGATGACCGCCTGCTGGTCGAGAACGTGAACCTGGTGAAAAAACACACCAAGCCGAATCCGCAGCAGCAGGTTCAGGGCGGCATCATTGAAAAAGAGGCGCCGATTCACGCGTCTAACGTGATGCTCTACAACGCCGCGACCGACAAGCCGGACCGGGTGTCTTTCAAGACCCTGGAGGACGGCAGCAAAGTGCGCGTCTTTCGCTCCAATGGCGAAGTGGTAGACGTTTAA
- the rpsQ gene encoding 30S ribosomal protein S17 has translation MSETQIRTQTGRVVSNAMDKTVTVLLERKVKHPIYGKYIKRSSKVHAHDEDNACNAGDTVRITECRPISKSKSWRVIEVVTRAQ, from the coding sequence ATGAGCGAAACGCAGATCAGAACTCAGACTGGCCGAGTGGTCAGCAACGCCATGGACAAGACGGTTACCGTCTTGCTTGAGCGTAAGGTGAAGCACCCGATCTACGGGAAATACATCAAGCGTTCGTCAAAGGTTCACGCCCATGACGAGGACAATGCCTGCAACGCGGGAGATACGGTTCGGATCACCGAGTGCCGTCCGATCTCCAAGTCGAAGAGCTGGCGCGTTATTGAAGTGGTCACGCGCGCGCAGTAG